In Desulfatibacillum aliphaticivorans DSM 15576, a genomic segment contains:
- a CDS encoding XRE family transcriptional regulator, with translation MWDQQLFSVRIKERRLSLSMTQEDLANLVGVSKTTIQNYEAGASPKAEFIASLSMALDCEIAWLLTGEGPMKRGEAAPAPNLDPEGGLDLDEFDYLPMTHAELAAGDGRVVLEEGYKNRFAFRRDWLRRVGLNKSHAVLMVVRGDSMLPTLEDHDTVIVDLKRTRIDTGHIYAVNIGDDMLSIKRLESRGARVRVISDNKELYEPYEMNSSDIRIIGQVVWFSRQLVWNNND, from the coding sequence ATGTGGGACCAACAACTGTTTAGTGTACGTATCAAGGAGCGGCGCCTTTCGCTTTCCATGACCCAAGAAGACTTGGCTAATTTGGTTGGTGTCTCGAAAACGACCATCCAGAATTATGAAGCAGGGGCTTCACCGAAAGCTGAATTTATAGCCTCCCTGTCAATGGCCCTGGACTGCGAGATAGCGTGGCTCCTAACAGGCGAAGGCCCCATGAAGCGCGGCGAGGCGGCGCCCGCGCCCAACCTGGACCCGGAAGGCGGCCTGGATCTGGACGAATTCGACTATCTGCCCATGACCCATGCGGAATTGGCGGCCGGGGACGGCCGGGTGGTGCTTGAGGAAGGCTATAAGAACAGGTTCGCATTCAGGCGCGATTGGCTGCGGCGTGTTGGCCTTAACAAATCCCACGCCGTCTTGATGGTGGTTCGCGGCGACTCCATGCTGCCCACGCTCGAGGATCACGATACGGTCATCGTTGACCTCAAACGAACGCGCATTGACACCGGCCACATTTACGCGGTAAACATTGGCGACGATATGTTAAGCATAAAAAGGCTTGAGTCTCGCGGGGCAAGGGTTCGCGTCATCAGCGACAATAAAGAGCTTTACGAACCATACGAAATGAACTCAAGCGACATTCGCATCATCGGCCAGGTCGTCTGGTTTTCCCGCCAACTCGTTTGGAACAATAACGACTAA